The Fusobacterium polymorphum genome segment TTAAAGTGCAGAGTAAAGAAAGTAATATCAAACTGTTGTTATTAGGTAGAGCAGTATCCTTATTTGGAAGTACAATATATTTAATAGTTTTACCATTATACATATTAAATACTACTAAAAATTTAAAAACGACAGGTATTTTCTTTGCAGCAGTTAATTTTCCAACAATTATTGTTTCCATTTTTATTGGAACAATAATTGAAAAATTTAATAAAAAAAATATTATTTTGATATGTGATTTTTTAACTTCAATGTTATATTTTGTTCTATTTTTATATTTAAAAAATTTTAATTCTTTAAGTTTTTTATTTTTAATTTCATTGCTCATTAATATTGTTTCAAAATTTTTTGAGATAGCTTCTAAGGTATTATTTTCAGAAATTAATAGCCCTGAAACACTTGAAAAATATAATGGTTTACAAAGTTTTATGGAAAATACTATTATAATTGTTGGACCAGTTATAGGTACTTATTTATTTGTTACATTTGATTTCAATTTAATTCTGATAATAGTTTCTTTGGGATATTTTTTATCTTTTTTACAAGAACTATTTATAAAATATGAAAAAAATCTTAATTTATCAATAGAAAAAACTAATTTTTTAGAAGATTTTAAAGAAGGAATAAGTTATATAGGAAGTAA includes the following:
- a CDS encoding MFS transporter, translating into MQSKESNIKLLLLGRAVSLFGSTIYLIVLPLYILNTTKNLKTTGIFFAAVNFPTIIVSIFIGTIIEKFNKKNIILICDFLTSMLYFVLFLYLKNFNSLSFLFLISLLINIVSKFFEIASKVLFSEINSPETLEKYNGLQSFMENTIIIVGPVIGTYLFVTFDFNLILIIVSLGYFLSFLQELFIKYEKNLNLSIEKTNFLEDFKEGISYIGSNKIILNFFILVMFLNFFIANNDEIINPGILIRKYEISEKLFGFSATSYGAGSVFAGIFIYYNNKFKFLKKLKLLFILNSSLMCLLGLLSIILFKYNHYIYFIIFIFFQFLIGMITTFVNVPLISSFQKNVEIKYQSRFFSILSFFSGGLIPLGILYAGYLSSYIGADITYIINNLAIITIVCLVFKNIERDC